The Asterias rubens chromosome 1, eAstRub1.3, whole genome shotgun sequence genome segment tcaaataatgaaagacttcaggcctgaagccttttatcatgcatctgaaagcacaataaTTTGTGctacaagagtgttttttcaatgaccaattgagcccaaattttcacagatttttattctatgcatttgttgggatacacaaagtgagaatactggtccttgacaattacctaatgtgccagtgcctttaaagggaacatTACCTTCATATCTGTCAACAATTTTCTGTTTGGAATTTCTCCTTATCCTTTTTAAGAGTTCTGATGCACgaaaacacaaaatttgtttttaatttatgagTAGTAATTTATAAATCATAAATTTGCCTCTTGAAATACCACTAGCTGAACACACAGTCCACCAAAATGATATATGTATGCCAACAACCTATCTATGGATAggtgtttaaacaaattaaaggcaGGGTCAAAGATTGGTAATACTCTGAAAATTAATCACTGTCattcaaacttacttggtgaaaaGCACTATGTCTGTTGATATAATGTAAACTATGTTGAGaaacttcggctttggattcggcaaAGCATGcgcagttgtcaaaacaaccgcgcgaccaagctagcctgagccgaatctagAGCCGAAGCTGTCGATTTGAAAAGGGCCTTTGTTAACAACGAATGACCTATGACCCAACCTTTAAAGATTCCCACCTCTCGCCCACCTCTCACAGTTAAATTATCTGTGgctattgttattttatttttttcacaggagtgAAAGAATCCAAACCCTATGTGACTAGCCACCCAAAGATGGCCAAACTACAGGAGGTTGTCCTACAACACTTCAGAAGTCTTAACACAGTTTCAGGTATGTGATCATTAATGTAATAGTATCCTTATTTTCTGAGTTGGCTTATTTGAAATCCCACCCAATATGACAAAACTAGCCAAGGTGGCACCACAATGGTTCTGGGTGTCCATTGAGTAGTGAATTTTATCTGcaaattataaatttttattttttttataaagatcGCTCAAGAGGCACTGTAAATCTGATGTAGCTACATTCTAATATTCTTTgtcttgacatttttttttatgggaagAAATCAGATCCCTATGGCTTCAAACACTTAatccaaacagcgccctcactgatgTCAAATGGAGACCTTTTATCAACTTGTGCGTAGTGCATACTTACCAAGCCTGTTTCCATATTGTGTCCCATGCCATGGCTACTAATACATGGGGTCGATTTTAGTTCAGTGTTTCATCTTTTGTCTCtacattattaatatttcttCATATTTGATGTCACAGAAAACATGATCACTGATCTCAAAACCGAACACCACTTTAaacacaaactgttttttttgtttttcatagtAGAGACTGACAACCCGTCAacaagtaaacaacaacaacaaccgaCAGCCAAGAGTACGCGAGTGATGATCTTTGCCCAGTACCGAGACAGTGTGAATGAGATAGCGGAGATGTTGAACAGGCATCGACCGCTGCTGCGCTGCATGGGGTTTGTTGGGCAGGCGTCGTCTGGCAAGAATAGCAAGGGTATCTCACAGAAAGAACAACTCAGGGTACGTGCTGGTTTCTCTTCGTAGACATTCTAGGGAATCGGAAAactgttgttaattttttcaaactgtgcAGAGAGTGGAAATATTTGGGGGAATTGTTGGCGAGTCGTTAaattttctcctgaagacgagcagaccAAACCTACCCcctttagagccaacactccctcgaaagagaattattacattgtggtacctgcaagtttagtattattttatagtttattctttaGTCGTTTAATGTTTGTAACAATAATAGCGTTCATACTCTCTTGGCTGCTATAGTGACACTGGGAATGTTCTTGTGAGATTGCCGGTCCCTGCAATACTACTGCTCTGGCGACTGCGGTCTTAGAGTAGTCAGCAGCCAGTAGCCTCAAACGACAGCAGTGGTCTCAAGAGAGGCGTCTGCGATCGCAGAAAGCTGAATGTATTACAATATCACCAAGACACGACCATCAccgacttgttcacaagtctaacCTTTTAGAAGTGTCACAttacctaggcccaatttcatagcgctgcttaagcaaaaaatattgctttagcAACTCtccgctaagcagaaatgagcaggataccagtcacaagtggTACATAaggcatggtagtttggctggtaaccacattctggtaagcataattttgatgtgcttatcatctttttgtgcttaagcagctctattaaactGGGCCCTGGCTACCAATTGACGTCTATAACGTGGTAACTCGCAGCACACGCTGTATActacccagggagctgagatggtttaaggaatgatttaaggccagTGTCCAGGGGAAATGATGTTGTGAGCAttttgagacgccctttgggctgtgataaagcgctatattgattgttattgttattattgttattgtgatACCCTTGACCTTCAGGTGGTGAAGGAGTTCCGAGAGGGCGGTTACAACACTCTAGTCTCTACCTGTGTTGGTGAAGAGGGTCTGGACATTGGGGACGTTGACTTGATTGTGTGCTACGACGCTCACAAGAGTCCCATCAGGCTGGTCCAGAGGATGGGACGGACTGGAAGGAAGAGGCAGGGTCGGATTGTCATGCTGGTCACCGAGGGCAAGGAGGCGGCTGTAAGTATTGACTCCTTTGACCCCCAGGTTACTCACTGCTGTTGTCTGATGCTATAACTGAAATAAACAAGGAAATGAGCTCGTAACCTGAAAagttaagaaaatagaattaactGTGTGTATGAATTAGAACCTAAGGTATTTTGAATTAGGACCTAAGGCACTTTGAATTGTGGTAtaaatggagaaaaaaataccaagtggcctgacgtttttgccccagcagagtctttttcgagGGCtacatgacaacacaacacaaagaaccAGGTATACTGGTGTAACAGAAGCAGAAAAGTTGTAGGCATGTATAAAAGCTCCTATAATGTCAAGTTGTATTCAATGCGGACAGGCAGGGTATAtgttttttacatttaattttattattaatagctGTAATTAAATTTTCAGTTGCTTCTTTTGAACACGCAACCCACAAATCTGAGAACGTTGGTTATTGTGACTGGCACCTAAGCCCTCGATTGGTGTCTTGTTCTCTTCCAACCAGGTCAGGGGCCGATGTCActaagagctaagattgatcttaatttatttttattttatttatttattattgatatcCAACAGCGGATAGCCGCTAAATACAGGTATCATTAAAACTATGTGAAAGTTTTAATATATATAAAGTTGAAAATTACAGTTACATAAAAGTGATAAAAACTGCAAGTCAATCATAGTTGCTAAGTatagtgtgacgtcacaatacaaatcattttGGAATTACTTACAATTTGTCATACGATGAATTTtactgctttgtgaaattgatccCAGGTTTACGACAGAAGCCAGTACAACAAGAAGGGCATTCACAAGGCACTGCAGGGCAATGCCAAATCGCTCCAACTGTACCCCAACAGCCCCCGTATGGTGCCCAGGGGTATCGACCCTCAACCCCATAAGATGTTCATCTCCGTTCAGGCGTATGTTAATAAGAAAGAAAGCAAGAGATCGTCCTCCTCTGCTTCAAGGAAGAGCTGTGCTCCTGGAAGTGATACACTTGTCTTGAAAGgtaatttttaacaaatatGGAAACTTTTGCTATTACtgtttataaaggcactggacacttttggtaataactcaaaataattacatagaataaaaacttacttggtattataagcaatggagagttgttgattgtattaaacattgtgagaaacggctccctctgaagtaatgtagtttttgagaaagaagttattccttactcaaatattaaaagacttcaggcctgaagacttttattattcatctgaaaacccacaaatttgtgcaacaagggttgttttttctgtcagtattctcttgcaactttgatgaccaattgagtcaaaattttcattgATTTggcattttatgcatatgttgggatacaccaagtgagaaattaccaattaccaattAACCCAAGGATTTTGTTTGGTCGTCACTCTTAATATTAATGGAATTCAAAACTTAGCCCACTGTCCACAGCCCACAGCAGCTTTCGAATGTATAAATCATTTtgggaaaataacaaaccgCATAACCTtaaatttggtttaaaaatggcccaattttataaagctgtttgccggtaagcaaatttgtgtgcttactggaGCAGAAAAACTTATTTTACCATGATTTCTCAAGTTAGCAAAACAAATCTCGACGCGCAGGCCTGTGTGCCATGGATTTGTTTACGGAAGAAatctttatgaaatagaaattttgCTATTAGGGTGAGCACAAAAAAGCTGCtcacatgttttatgaaattggccccagtttGAAACTTCAAGTTGTGACCAAAATCAAGTTTGGAAAATTAACTTTGAACTTGACTGCAGCCATTGTTTcaatgaatttttgtttgttttaatatttgttcaGCTAAAAGTGACAAGAAAAGCAGCGAGTTTTTGAGTGCAGAGGAGCTAGCTTACTGGAGTGCCAACTTCAAACTAGACCCAGCTGAGAATGCAAGTCTTCCAGCCATGGCTGACAATGGAAACTTTCTAACATTAGCGACCAAGAAAAAAAGACAGGTACTTTCCAGCCCTTTCCTTTccaccaaatatatatttttacctATATGAactatttttacttgtaaatgcACTTTTTGGCTTGCTTGTCTGCCAGTTcagtaaattaataaaaaacagaataataaaactaggcccaattttatggctctgtttaccgcagaattctgcagtTGCGACTAATAGCATTAGGCGCTTCATAGggtgctgtaagcacagaattctatGGTAAGCCCTCGTTTCATAAATTGATTTTGGCTTATATTTGAAATGGTGCCATAACTTAGCTAGAAACCCACATGAAAGGACACCCAAGTTTTACATGTTCTGCATTCCTTGCATTTTTTCtattacattttgaaattttgtagtGGCCAACCAACGACAAATACTTACGCCAGCGCAATTTTTTGCCAGGAACCTTGTGTACTCCCTTGTGTGAAACAATCCATTGTTTACATCTTGCGAAGGCGGTCTTACTATGCAAAATTTTGCGCTACCATTTTAAATATATGcgcaaataatattaattgtaACCATATTTAGATCGATGTACAGTGTATTGGTCCAGAAATTTGCATTGTTATATCCTTTTAGTGAAGTATTTTGCCAGTCTAATTGTTTTCTATTACTGTCTAATTTTTCACCAgccttcaaaaagaaaaagcagTCGTTCCGAACTGTCCTTGACAGAGTGGTCGCCATGGCAAATGCACAAGCAGCCAATCAGATTTGTACAACATTCCCAACGCTGCAACCAGTTCGTCGAACTCATGGAGTTCATTGACCTTCAGAATCTCACAGAAGGTGAAGATATCTACGGATTGGAGATGCAAACCTACCTGGACGAGGAAGACATCATCAAGCCTAAAAGACGAGGAATTGAGCAATTTTGCACAAGAGTCAGTAAAGACGCTGCTGCGGAAAATGCAAGAAGTGATAATGTGGGACCTGACGATGAAGGGTCTGTGAGCAAGAAGAGTGGTCAAAAGaaatcaaagaagaaaaacaagccTCTTGAGTTCGTGTCTAGTCCTTCAAACAGTGATAATGACAACCTTCCAGATGTCTTCATGGAGGCCAATCTAGGAACTCTAACAGAGAAACATGGGACAGTGTCAGACCCAGCCAACCAAATCACATCCAAAACAACCAAACacagaaaacataaacaaaagttGGAACATCTCAAGACCAAGCTGGACAGCTCTGACGATGATGACTTTGAAGTAGCAGACAACAAGCAAGAGAAGTCTCCTGGAGCTGCGACTTCAGGAGATAAGATGGCACATCTTGAGGTAGTTGGTGACAAAGTCCAGGCATCAGAAGATGAAATTAAGGTTTTTAAGAAACCCAGATCACCAGAGTATGAAACACCCGAACCGATGGATATTGATCGCGACACTCCTCCAACGTCGCCAACATTTGGAAAGGTCTCCCAGTCGACTCAAGCAGCACTTTCAAGTAGCCAATTCACCAAAACAGATAAAAATCTGTCGATAATGTTTCTCAGCTTTCCAGATGATTTAGATTCGACTCCCGAAGATGATCGTAATGTCAGCTCTGGAATCAGGCTTAGGCCTGGTGGGAAATCCTCTATCCCTCCACCACCACCTTCCCTATCTTCTCTTGACCTTCTAGATGACATCGATATCAGCGTCAACATCACCCagcattttaaaaacttatccAACTTCTTCCGCAGTAGTAAAAGACAGGATGACCAGCCTGAAATAGCAGCCTCTGTTAAGGATATTGTGAACGTTGGAGATACACAAATTTCAAATTCAGATGGAGCATCGAACTCAGTTCCACCTAACTGTAATGATAGCAAGAGTAAACATTCTTCAACTTCTTCTGATTACCCAAAAAACAATGATTGCAGTACTGCCAAGAGAGATGCAACAGAGGTTCTAGCGGGAATCAAaccaaattttgatttgaacATGGACTTCACAATCTTTTCTGACGATGACGAATCGGAAACGATTGAACAGCCTCAATCTGACAAAGAAGGCAACACACCAAACGATAAAAAGAAAATGTCAGAGCAAAGGAACGAAGTGGAGAACGAGGTTTCTATGGTCCTCAATAATCAGACCGAGAGTATAATGAGAACACCCGTAGCATTTGATATTGAGACACCTCAGGTAGAGTCTATTCTTTTCGAGATGGATTCGAGACATACCCAGAAGACATTACCCGTCTCCTCTGTACCTTCACCGAGTCCTGGTCGTGCACAGGCTGGAGACGCTAAAACTCTTTCCCAGCAGGGGATATCAAACAGACGCTCTTTGCTAGGTGGAAACAAAAGGACCACGGCAGTGTTTTCTGAAACGCCTAAATCCAGACGGGACTCTGTTCCGAAACAGAGACATTCAGGACAGCTTATTAGAGATAGGCCAGCCTCAACAGGTATCGGCTCAAAGAGAGAATTGAATTTATTGGAGCCACAAAAAATGATTGAACCAGTTGTCTGCGATGGTAAAGCACAGGTTTTTGATGAGGAGGATACCGCCGAGATTGAGAGAATGAGATTGCAGGTCCTGGGTTCATCCGAGCCTATGTTCGACCTCGGATTCGATCTCGATAGCTTGGAAGAAGACGAAATAGAGGAACATGGTGTTGTTCCACCTTCTCCAGACATGAAACAGCAGCAGGAGTATATTAACCTTAGCCAAGTGGCTACACAGAAGCAACAACCATGCTCTTCTCAATCCAGGGGAATGTCCAGTTTCTGGATGAGGGCATCGTCAACTCCTGCACAGAAGACTAAATTAAGCCTCAGTTCAATATCTTGTAATGAAATAGTGTCACCCATTGCCCAGTACAAGCAAGAAAAGTGCAATCATGTCCCTGAGAAAGGTTTGACGGTCCTCTCGGTGCCACAAACTGAAATCTTTGCCGGTGAAAAAACTTCTTCCTTTATCGAAGAAATTCCACAGAGCCTACACAAGCAAGTAGAACTTTCTCAAACTCAGGACTGTAGAAAGAAGTGCCAATCGGGGAGGGATAATAGCCCAGCGTCAAAAAACTTGTCCAGACTGAAAGAGCGGCCGATCATCGGGAAGAGGAAAAGCTCGGAACCGATTTCCGCATTTTCAGACGAGAATTCGATTGGCGTCAAGCGCAGGAAGTCTACATCAGTCGGACTTACCTCTGAGTCTCCAACAGCTCCTGTAGAAACGGATTTAGTCGTCGTAGCATTGGGCGCCAAAGATTTAGAGATGATGACTGGAGGTCAATCCTTGGAGGTTGAGGAGTTTGTCTCGTATGGTGTTGATGATAAAAGAGTAGGGCTGGCTCCTGCACCAAATGTCCGAACAATTCTAGGTATGTATGTTTTGTAGATTTGATCTTAAGttatacacacacaaacaaaataatactaataattgttaaaagaggaaacaaacaaaactggaATATTTAGCTCagtcagtggtctagtggttgacatctgctctagcagtgcaAAAGTCaggggttcgagtcccacctgagtgattttgcctgtggatgttttttttcacagaactcggagaAAGTActcatcggtgtaagggtagaaacaaattataatctttatcccaatgcaaaattaacatctattaaatcattgctATGCCCACTGCCAACACATACCTATAGTGGTAAGACAACTGCTCTAGCAAAGCAAAgttcatgggtttgaatcccacccgagtgataagCTTGTGGATCATTTTCACTGAAATCGGGGAAGAAAAattttattctttatcccaaatgcaaaaaataacatcaactatttcttattaatttacttcaagacaaatttgttttcaaacagcATCTCCTAGCAAAGTGCTGTCTGATTCTCCTGATGAAGAGGATGCTTTCAGCCAAGTTGTCCAACACAAGAAACGTCGTAAAGCTGTAGTACTGGAATCTCCTGAACAACCAGCATTTAAGACACCAAGTAAACCCAGCAAGAGTTCCCACAAGACGAACAGGAACATTCAGGTAAGAAGCTGGAGACACACATTCtgtatttcttgttttattttaccgCAATTCCTTTGGATCATGCTTTTGTTCACTCTAAACCTcatacaattacatgtacatcacgAATCCCCAACAAGGCAATTTGTGATAACTATAAAAAAGAATGCCACTTGCTCCATGAAGTGTCGTCCTCAACAATTGCTTGGAGTCgaagagtgtcatggccgagtggttacgAGCATTGACTTCAAGTTCTGGGGCGGATTGCTATAAAACGGTCTTAGTAAgcagtctaagaccagtcagttatagccggctatctgccttacacggtcttagcttagtcagtcattaagcCTGTTGCAATAAGCCAGTCTTGGATAAGTCGGCGAAATGTAATGCAATATAAACAAATGTCTCACAATACTTGGCACTCTGCAGGCACTGGTGGTACGGCATTGTTCTTGTTGCTTTGGTTTAAATCATCGGATATCCAACCTGTGAGTTGTAGGCCAATCATTTTTACTTTTGGGAACATACATTTCGATACAatgtatcatcatcataatgcctCTCATGggtgtaatctatttctaaaacACAATCTCATCGTATAGCTATTTGTATCAAATCATctacaactaacaaatgcagcgccatctttaaaaaccaaaacaaagacaGATTATAGCCAGCTCAGAGCAGATTTAAGACCggctataattatagaccgCGCTATTGCAATCGGTCTAAAATTAGAGACTGTGTAAGCGCGTCTTAAGTTAGCCGACTATAGCGCATATACCAGTTTAAGACCACTTGGTGCAATCCGCCCCTGGTCgttaagtcattggagtgtgggttggaatcccgatcatgacacatgtgtccttaagcaagatactttattAATATTGCTTCTCTCCGCCCTTGAGTATCAATGTATACCTGCTAGCAAGGTAAAggttgatatacatgtagtgattaaaaaagccttctgagcacacggcagctcgggctgtatactccccagggagctgagaaaggtgAAAGGATTGTTATTGGACCAGTGACTAGGGCACTTAATTGCATAATACTTGTTTGTTTAATCACAGACTGTGACAAGCAGCAGTGAGGATGACTTATTAGAATCTCCCTTAATCAGACGACCCAAGAAACGCAGACAGCTCAATAAAATGATGATCGGCattgatgaagatgatgaagactTCGAAGGTAGGAAGGGAAACCGCCATTGTCTTAATCAAGACTCTGGCCTGTATGCtaaatttttgaaagggcaccaaggcattttctcttaggtaaaggacaccctattAGGGAAtcgtaaatttctactggagcatttcaagggtaccaaggcagcatggaggcaatcgcggacataatcacctttgttgcctgcatgaagtatcaggcctgaaggcTAGATcgggccccaatttcatggctctgcttatcgcagATATTTGCACTTTCGATCACCATTTTTCCGCTTGCAGGGTAAGCGGCGAAGCTCAGCACTAGCTGTTCAAGCGGAGAAAGCCTAGTAACGTCGAGTACACGATTATGCGCCCAAGGCAAAACCTGCTAACCTGTGAGATATGCTTGACGTatgcacagaattccctgcttttaAGCACCCATTCtttgccatgaaattgggcgttGTTCACCTTTGACTCGCTCTGTTTCGCTTAGCAGATAACCAAGCTGCCAATTGCCCCTGATTCTGCACCTAGAATATCAACTAATCTTTACATATGTTACgatgaacaaattaaaaaaattctgtgATTGTGGAAACATTTTCCAGGGAATAAGGACATCTTTATtacagcaggatttgaacctgcaaccagCAGGACCTAAATTGGTTTGGTACCGGTAGGCAGTGGAGTTCATTAAGGATAGGGGCAATGTGTTTCTGCTTCTTGATTTTATTACTAGAACTCGAGAGCAGCCTTATGCAGGATTAGTTTGTATATCGATGTATTTGGCAAGCCAGCAAGAACTGCATTTGCAGCAGTCTTACCAAGATGTGACATTTCATCTAAGGACATTTTCAAATAGTTGATATATCATTGCCACCTAGTGTATTACATCTTTTTCAGTGTGTTTCAAATAGATTTGTTTCTCATTCGAATAACAGGCCATGATTCCAGGAAGAAATCTGTTTCGGAGGTCAAAAAGAAATCTTGCCCTGACAAGAGGCGGAACCTTCAGATTGATGCTCAGCCTGTCAACACCAAACAGAAAAAGGtgtgcattaaaaataaacttcaaCTTTGAAGTCTGAAATATTTATTATCTTGCAGAATCTCTtgcaggcactggacactcttggtaattactcgaaataattaatAGTCTAAAAACTTTTGCGGTTaaaaagagcaatggagagctgttggtaatataaaacattttcagaaacggctccctctgaagtgatgtagtttttgagaaagagtcattttctcactcaaataataaaagacttaagccttttatcaggcatctgaaagcacacatatttgtgcACCAAggattattttctttcattattcttttgcaacttc includes the following:
- the LOC117294580 gene encoding Fanconi anemia group M protein homolog isoform X1, whose product is MKKSQQTLLHHFTSRATTSTSQNDDVAQARNQPQVNLDDLDNQIFDDDMFLAACQDWEEQTLADPRNEGSVDRTGQGSRVSLEQSSRPAGHQQPVIPQATQLEDLPGFDVSAGNIWIYPTNYPVREYQFNIVQRALFRNTMVTLPTGLGKTFVAAVVMYNFYRWYPEGKVIFMAPTKPLVAQQIEACYNVMGIPQTDMAEMTGNMPPVERKKAWQRCRVFFLTPQVLMNDLSRRACPTQQVKCLVVDEAHKALGNHAYCQVIRELYKYSSEFRVLALSATPGSDLKAVQQVLTNLLISHIEIRSEESIDIQRYVHERKVEKVVVPLDDLMKSFRDRYLKILSVYIGRLNRCGALYNQDPATLTKFQILKSREAFRQDPPSHVKATGAIEGDYALSISLYHGFELLLQHGLRSLYNFLQSTIDGAKGFSRTRQELMRNMEFTSLMDSLKEKFGAEEEEDLNRSRMFSAPGVKESKPYVTSHPKMAKLQEVVLQHFRSLNTVSVETDNPSTSKQQQQPTAKSTRVMIFAQYRDSVNEIAEMLNRHRPLLRCMGFVGQASSGKNSKGISQKEQLRVVKEFREGGYNTLVSTCVGEEGLDIGDVDLIVCYDAHKSPIRLVQRMGRTGRKRQGRIVMLVTEGKEAAVYDRSQYNKKGIHKALQGNAKSLQLYPNSPRMVPRGIDPQPHKMFISVQAYVNKKESKRSSSSASRKSCAPGSDTLVLKAKSDKKSSEFLSAEELAYWSANFKLDPAENASLPAMADNGNFLTLATKKKRQPSKRKSSRSELSLTEWSPWQMHKQPIRFVQHSQRCNQFVELMEFIDLQNLTEGEDIYGLEMQTYLDEEDIIKPKRRGIEQFCTRVSKDAAAENARSDNVGPDDEGSVSKKSGQKKSKKKNKPLEFVSSPSNSDNDNLPDVFMEANLGTLTEKHGTVSDPANQITSKTTKHRKHKQKLEHLKTKLDSSDDDDFEVADNKQEKSPGAATSGDKMAHLEVVGDKVQASEDEIKVFKKPRSPEYETPEPMDIDRDTPPTSPTFGKVSQSTQAALSSSQFTKTDKNLSIMFLSFPDDLDSTPEDDRNVSSGIRLRPGGKSSIPPPPPSLSSLDLLDDIDISVNITQHFKNLSNFFRSSKRQDDQPEIAASVKDIVNVGDTQISNSDGASNSVPPNCNDSKSKHSSTSSDYPKNNDCSTAKRDATEVLAGIKPNFDLNMDFTIFSDDDESETIEQPQSDKEGNTPNDKKKMSEQRNEVENEVSMVLNNQTESIMRTPVAFDIETPQVESILFEMDSRHTQKTLPVSSVPSPSPGRAQAGDAKTLSQQGISNRRSLLGGNKRTTAVFSETPKSRRDSVPKQRHSGQLIRDRPASTGIGSKRELNLLEPQKMIEPVVCDGKAQVFDEEDTAEIERMRLQVLGSSEPMFDLGFDLDSLEEDEIEEHGVVPPSPDMKQQQEYINLSQVATQKQQPCSSQSRGMSSFWMRASSTPAQKTKLSLSSISCNEIVSPIAQYKQEKCNHVPEKGLTVLSVPQTEIFAGEKTSSFIEEIPQSLHKQVELSQTQDCRKKCQSGRDNSPASKNLSRLKERPIIGKRKSSEPISAFSDENSIGVKRRKSTSVGLTSESPTAPVETDLVVVALGAKDLEMMTGGQSLEVEEFVSYGVDDKRVGLAPAPNVRTILASPSKVLSDSPDEEDAFSQVVQHKKRRKAVVLESPEQPAFKTPSKPSKSSHKTNRNIQTVTSSSEDDLLESPLIRRPKKRRQLNKMMIGIDEDDEDFEGHDSRKKSVSEVKKKSCPDKRRNLQIDAQPVNTKQKKTKKPRRVPSEARGFLAEEVEVSADEDCSSDEDGSDLDNSLEGFINNATQASQTSQSVMEHSDMHAVYMQSVRTPHTGQIHPAQNRFKMVHRDAVEDDLDIFSQVPVQDESYYENSFVVREGEEDDFEEIVRKARREDDEDGSLFENTINLDNILVSKRRGRQKGLSKAAQILKEGRRKVLKTSSSSTSTEETDGESRRHDQRKPPAGMRKDFVRVPTRPQTSQNRNSGLSTQNTTGNSDKQASVHSAKHSVTDHTQILKNRLHKTSTTQINVQNKMTKDTSKDSQRQAGDSPTKNQPYSQGNISTSQGSVIRQFIEGDRTTVNSCLSDFTNGKQSTQQQSPVKSNSVPLRIGNDCLTLAEKEKAERLKRQEEKKREFLRRMEEQKKQELLRISKESNQQVQHLNQPKPLHGSSSNNAGLGNGQTQLPESQYPAERFSRTGAPRTSVCQSTPQYSGIPKVDVIGGGSKAVALQNTTMKSPVKAQPKSLPLSPSSVQMTSRTTLAGSQGEMNRGKPVILVDSKELSSSSHIVSTLALRHNLNPIVSQLSGCDYIVSTRMGVEKRSMSDFGSSVNKNKLIDRVRHLCELFDRPCLILEKDRVKVSDAKNPKPMNRTKYLDSTLATLSMTHIKVLYSDSLEDTARILAELVRMETRKGSALSPPPLMDSVQEQVFKFYVSLPRVSYATAQSMMIAFPSIRQLINCSQEQLQHRAKISQARAKEILSFLHHRFDEQMTCLGSKR